GACGAGGAGGAATTTCTTCGTCGGGCCCGATAACGGCCTCCTTTGGATGGCCTCCAAGGCGGATGGCATCGAGGGGATTTTCAGCATAGAGAACGAGGCCTATTTTTTAAGGGGGAGGGCTCGAACCTTCGAGGGGAGGGACATATTCGCCCCAGTGGCCGCCCACTTGGCCTCGGGGGTCCCTCCCGAAGAGTTCGGGAGGAAGAAGGAAAGCATGGTGGAGTTGGATCTAGGCCAAGCGAAGGTTGGTGAAGGGATCATTGAATGTGAGGTGATATATGTGGACGATTTCGGGAACGCTATAACCAATCTTGAGGGGTGGAGGGCGGAGGAGTTGATCGGGATCGATAACCTCGCCAACCTTAAGATTGGATCGGTTGAGAAAAGCGTTAGGTTCGGCAGAACCTACGCTAGTGTGGAGGAGGGGGATGCGCTATTGCTCGTGGGCAGCCATGGAAACCTCGAGGTAGCCATTCGGGGTGGGAGCGCCTCCGCTAAGTTGGGGATAAAGAGGGGGGATAGGATAAGAATCAAATGGACCTCCTAATGATAAATTTGCTTCAAAGGGGGAATTTGGATAACCCTTTATTAGAGGATGATGGATTAACCGGATCCGATGGGGGTACCGAGGATTGAGCGAGAGGATTCAACTGATAATGTTGCCCGGTCCCACGATGGTCCCGCCGAGGGTATTGAGGGCGATGACGAAGCCCATAATAAACCATAGGGGGCCGGAGTTCAAGGAACTTTACTTAA
This sequence is a window from Candidatus Bathyarchaeia archaeon. Protein-coding genes within it:
- a CDS encoding SAM-dependent chlorinase/fluorinase, with amino-acid sequence TRRNFFVGPDNGLLWMASKADGIEGIFSIENEAYFLRGRARTFEGRDIFAPVAAHLASGVPPEEFGRKKESMVELDLGQAKVGEGIIECEVIYVDDFGNAITNLEGWRAEELIGIDNLANLKIGSVEKSVRFGRTYASVEEGDALLLVGSHGNLEVAIRGGSASAKLGIKRGDRIRIKWTS